The Terriglobus tenax genome contains a region encoding:
- a CDS encoding DinB family protein: MANPYLATLGDTDPLTVLPATPAKLKALVVGLSAEQLNTPPAPGKWSIREIFAHLADCELAFGWRLRQTLAVDNPTLEPFDQDKWAEHYAAYDYATSVAFYEAFRAWNLKLLSTVTEEQKQRPASHPERGLMPFFVQLQTIAGHDLHHVAHMEKLVAGLKG, from the coding sequence ATGGCCAACCCTTATCTTGCGACCCTTGGGGACACCGATCCTCTTACTGTGCTACCTGCGACACCGGCAAAGCTGAAGGCCCTGGTTGTGGGGCTGAGCGCGGAGCAGCTTAACACGCCGCCTGCGCCGGGCAAATGGAGCATCCGCGAGATCTTCGCGCACCTGGCCGACTGCGAGCTGGCTTTTGGATGGCGGCTGCGCCAGACGCTGGCGGTCGATAACCCCACGCTGGAGCCCTTTGATCAGGACAAGTGGGCGGAGCACTATGCGGCGTATGACTATGCGACGTCGGTGGCGTTTTATGAGGCGTTTCGCGCGTGGAATTTGAAACTGCTTTCGACGGTGACCGAGGAGCAGAAACAGAGGCCGGCATCGCACCCGGAGCGTGGATTGATGCCGTTCTTCGTGCAGTTGCAGACGATTGCGGGGCATGACCTGCATCATGTGGCTCACATGGAGAAGCTGGTGGCGGGGCTGAAGGGGTAG
- a CDS encoding ArnT family glycosyltransferase, whose product MATNTGSEQAPIRLPWKIFWIGLIVRILYMTLAHTYRIRLFEDHFQFGWEAGRVARALVNGYGYADPFQGHTGPTAWLPPLYTLMIAACFKLFGIYTPLSAWTVLALNSVFSALTALAVYEIAYRCFNPKVALWSGWLWALYPAALQFAVKWIWEMSLTCCLFTWIFLLALRMRDEGGGTWRQWSLFGALGGLLALNNATPTVFLPVAALWVFWGAPECRLQTLRRAIVSGLIAGALLAPWVLRNYRVMHAFIPIRSNFGAENYMGNSPWSVGFPWGTTVPLENTRILDEYRTKGEVQWSRERGDIASEWIRTHRARFWKLTALRAYMFWAGVPQPLIPHKEYVEYGREINFAFGTAAGLLGLLLAIRQKRKAAWLMAAAFLLLPLPYYMVTVQARFRHVLEPLIMILAVNLFQSAEKRTSKAT is encoded by the coding sequence ATGGCAACCAACACCGGCAGTGAGCAAGCACCCATCCGTCTGCCGTGGAAGATCTTCTGGATCGGACTCATCGTCCGCATCCTCTATATGACGCTGGCCCACACCTACCGCATCCGCTTGTTTGAGGATCACTTCCAGTTCGGATGGGAGGCAGGCCGCGTCGCCCGCGCCCTGGTCAACGGTTACGGCTATGCCGACCCCTTCCAGGGACACACCGGCCCCACTGCCTGGCTGCCGCCCCTCTATACGCTGATGATCGCGGCCTGCTTCAAGCTCTTCGGTATCTACACGCCGCTCAGCGCCTGGACCGTCCTGGCGCTCAACTCTGTCTTCTCCGCGCTGACAGCGCTGGCCGTCTACGAGATCGCTTACCGCTGCTTCAATCCCAAAGTCGCCCTCTGGTCCGGATGGCTCTGGGCGCTTTACCCCGCTGCCCTGCAGTTCGCCGTCAAGTGGATCTGGGAGATGAGCCTGACCTGCTGCCTCTTCACCTGGATCTTCCTCCTCGCCCTCCGTATGCGCGATGAAGGCGGCGGCACCTGGCGGCAATGGAGCCTCTTTGGAGCACTTGGTGGCCTGCTGGCTCTCAACAACGCCACCCCCACCGTCTTCCTGCCAGTCGCCGCTCTGTGGGTCTTCTGGGGAGCTCCGGAATGCCGGCTGCAAACCCTGCGCCGCGCCATCGTCTCAGGCCTGATCGCAGGCGCACTTCTCGCCCCCTGGGTTCTCCGCAACTACCGCGTGATGCACGCCTTCATCCCCATCCGCAGCAACTTCGGAGCAGAGAACTACATGGGCAACTCGCCCTGGTCGGTTGGATTTCCCTGGGGCACCACCGTCCCGCTCGAAAACACCCGCATCCTCGACGAGTACCGCACCAAGGGTGAGGTCCAGTGGTCCAGGGAACGTGGCGACATCGCCAGCGAGTGGATACGAACCCACCGGGCACGCTTCTGGAAGCTGACCGCCCTGCGCGCCTACATGTTCTGGGCCGGCGTGCCGCAACCCCTCATCCCGCACAAGGAATACGTGGAATACGGCCGCGAGATCAACTTCGCCTTCGGTACCGCCGCCGGGCTGCTCGGCCTTCTTCTGGCCATCCGTCAAAAACGAAAAGCCGCCTGGCTCATGGCCGCCGCCTTCCTCCTGCTGCCGCTGCCCTACTACATGGTCACCGTGCAGGCTCGCTTCCGCCACGTGCTGGAGCCGCTGATCATGATCCTGGCCGTCAACCTCTTCCAAAGCGCGGAGAAACGGACCAGTAAAGCCACTTAG
- the rpmB gene encoding 50S ribosomal protein L28: MAQTCELCGKGPQFGNNISHAHNVTRRRWNVNLQQVKAVVNGASKRVRVCTGCIKAGKIVKA, encoded by the coding sequence ATGGCACAGACCTGTGAGCTTTGCGGCAAGGGACCGCAGTTCGGCAACAATATTTCGCACGCGCACAACGTTACCCGCCGTCGCTGGAACGTGAATCTGCAGCAGGTGAAGGCTGTTGTCAACGGCGCCAGCAAGCGCGTCCGCGTTTGCACCGGCTGCATCAAGGCCGGCAAGATCGTCAAGGCGTAA
- a CDS encoding galactitol-1-phosphate 5-dehydrogenase — protein sequence MRALMLAEYENLQVIDMPVPPVAGDEVLIQVAACGICGSDVHGYDGGSGRRIPPIVMGHEAAGVIAAVGSQVQGYQPGDRVTFDSTVYCGQCDFCRRGEVNLCDNRQVMGVSCGDYRRHGAFAEFVAVPARILYKLPSGFPFEEAAMLEAVAVALHGVRVSQLKPGDSALVIGAGMIGLLTAQAARAAGARSVTIADVDAARLQMAVDVGIPDTLHLSGNDLVAEILRRTHNVGVDVVLEAVGRAETVVASIECVRRGGTVGLIGNIQPEVPLPLQRVVTREVRLQGSCASAGEYADAIRLMSEGAITVKPLITAVSSLEEAAGWFSRLHAREAGLLKVVVAPNKEKSR from the coding sequence ATGCGAGCTCTCATGCTGGCCGAGTACGAAAACCTGCAGGTTATTGACATGCCCGTACCGCCCGTCGCCGGCGACGAAGTCCTGATCCAGGTGGCCGCCTGCGGCATCTGCGGCTCCGACGTCCACGGCTACGACGGCGGCTCCGGCCGCCGCATTCCCCCCATCGTCATGGGGCACGAAGCCGCGGGTGTCATCGCCGCCGTCGGCAGCCAGGTCCAGGGCTACCAGCCCGGCGACCGCGTCACCTTCGACTCCACCGTCTACTGCGGCCAGTGCGACTTCTGCCGCCGGGGCGAGGTCAACCTCTGCGACAACCGCCAGGTCATGGGCGTCTCCTGCGGCGACTACCGCCGCCACGGAGCTTTCGCCGAGTTCGTCGCCGTCCCCGCCCGCATCCTCTACAAACTGCCCTCCGGCTTCCCCTTTGAAGAAGCCGCCATGCTGGAGGCGGTCGCCGTCGCCCTGCACGGCGTTCGCGTCTCCCAGCTCAAGCCCGGAGACTCCGCACTGGTCATCGGAGCCGGCATGATCGGCCTGCTGACCGCACAGGCCGCACGCGCCGCAGGAGCACGCTCCGTCACCATCGCCGACGTGGACGCCGCACGCCTGCAGATGGCCGTCGACGTCGGCATCCCGGACACCCTGCACCTCTCCGGCAACGACCTTGTCGCCGAAATCCTGCGCCGCACCCACAACGTCGGTGTAGACGTCGTCCTCGAAGCCGTGGGCCGCGCCGAGACCGTCGTCGCCTCCATCGAATGCGTTCGCCGCGGTGGCACCGTCGGCCTCATCGGCAACATCCAGCCCGAGGTTCCCCTTCCCCTGCAGCGTGTTGTCACCCGCGAGGTGCGCCTGCAGGGCTCCTGCGCCTCCGCCGGCGAGTACGCCGACGCCATCCGCCTGATGAGCGAAGGAGCCATCACCGTCAAACCCCTGATCACCGCCGTCAGCAGCCTGGAAGAGGCCGCCGGTTGGTTCAGCCGCCTCCACGCCCGCGAGGCAGGCCTGCTGAAAGTCGTCGTCGCCCCCAACAAGGAGAAGTCGCGTTGA
- a CDS encoding SDR family NAD(P)-dependent oxidoreductase produces MSHNFFDLTGQVAVVTGASRGLGQYFSRALGRAGAKLVVTSRKAGDCDAFLEELSGLDIEAKALTLDVRDEKSIAAFGPAAEAAFGKVDILVNNAGCNIRKPALDVTWEDWNTILETNLRGPFFVAQTIARGMITRNYGRIINVGSVTSVRGSAGLGPYGASRGGIKQLTMSLADDWGPHGITVNVLAPGWFKTSQNRVMYEDAGWVEYLVERIPMKRPGAPNDLDGAVVFLASEASRYVTGQTILIDGGISIGATRALVKK; encoded by the coding sequence TTGAGCCATAATTTTTTCGATCTCACCGGCCAGGTTGCCGTCGTCACCGGAGCCTCCCGTGGCCTGGGCCAGTACTTCTCCCGCGCACTGGGACGTGCCGGGGCAAAGCTGGTCGTCACCAGCCGCAAGGCAGGCGACTGCGACGCCTTCCTGGAAGAGCTCTCAGGTCTCGACATTGAAGCCAAAGCCCTCACCCTCGACGTCCGCGACGAGAAGAGCATCGCTGCCTTCGGCCCCGCCGCCGAAGCCGCCTTCGGCAAGGTCGACATCCTGGTGAACAACGCCGGCTGCAACATCCGCAAGCCCGCGCTTGACGTCACCTGGGAGGACTGGAACACCATCCTCGAAACCAACCTGCGCGGCCCCTTCTTCGTCGCGCAAACCATCGCCCGCGGCATGATCACACGCAACTACGGCCGCATCATCAACGTAGGCTCGGTCACCAGCGTTCGCGGTTCCGCCGGTCTGGGGCCCTACGGAGCCAGCCGCGGCGGCATCAAGCAACTCACCATGAGCCTGGCCGATGACTGGGGACCGCACGGCATCACCGTCAACGTCCTCGCCCCCGGCTGGTTCAAAACCAGCCAGAACCGCGTGATGTATGAAGATGCGGGCTGGGTGGAATACCTGGTCGAACGCATCCCCATGAAGCGCCCCGGCGCACCCAACGACCTGGACGGAGCCGTCGTCTTCCTGGCCAGCGAAGCCTCACGCTACGTCACCGGACAAACCATCCTGATTGACGGCGGCATCTCCATCGGCGCAACCCGCGCCCTGGTAAAAAAGTAG
- the tyrS gene encoding tyrosine--tRNA ligase has translation MTFPSLQEQLDLITKGAAEILPLEDLTKRIEKSIATGVPMRIKAGFDPTAPDLHLGHTVLMRKLKHFQTLGHTVIFLIGDSTALIGDPTGKNQTRKPLTREEIDANAETYKEQVFKILDPEKTEVRYNSEWLDQLGYAGIIKLTAQFTVSQMLEREDFHKRFQEEQPIHVHELLYPMAQGYDSVALKCDVELGGTDQKFNLMRGRDLQRTHGQAPQIILMTPILEGLDGVQKMSKSLGNFIGITEPAGEMYGKLMSVSDELMWRYWVFLTDLPQSAIDQMRADVASGALHPMQAKKNLARTITTGFHSEAEAQQAEENWAKTFQQKAVADDLEEVAVSFAEITLGENTVRVQKLLVALGLAASAGEATRKLAEGAVRIDGNVHKETALTVPELPARIPVRLGKRAKLAVIA, from the coding sequence ATGACCTTTCCGTCTTTGCAAGAACAGCTCGATCTCATCACCAAGGGCGCTGCCGAAATTCTGCCCCTTGAAGACCTGACCAAGCGCATTGAGAAATCAATCGCCACCGGTGTGCCCATGCGCATCAAGGCGGGCTTTGACCCCACGGCGCCGGACCTGCACCTGGGCCACACCGTGCTCATGCGCAAGCTCAAGCACTTCCAGACGCTGGGTCATACGGTCATCTTTCTTATCGGCGACTCCACCGCCCTGATCGGCGATCCCACCGGTAAGAACCAGACCCGCAAGCCGCTCACACGCGAAGAGATCGACGCGAACGCCGAGACCTACAAGGAACAGGTCTTCAAGATCCTGGACCCCGAAAAGACCGAGGTCCGCTACAACTCCGAGTGGCTCGACCAGCTGGGCTATGCCGGCATCATCAAGCTGACGGCGCAGTTCACCGTCTCGCAGATGCTGGAGCGCGAGGACTTCCACAAGCGTTTCCAGGAAGAACAGCCGATCCATGTGCATGAGCTGCTGTATCCCATGGCACAGGGCTATGACTCGGTTGCGCTGAAGTGCGATGTGGAACTGGGCGGAACGGACCAGAAGTTCAATCTGATGCGCGGCCGCGACCTGCAGCGCACCCATGGCCAGGCACCACAGATTATCCTGATGACGCCCATTCTGGAAGGCCTGGATGGTGTGCAGAAGATGTCGAAATCGCTGGGCAACTTCATCGGCATCACCGAGCCCGCAGGCGAAATGTATGGCAAGCTGATGTCGGTCAGTGACGAGCTGATGTGGCGCTACTGGGTCTTCCTGACTGACCTGCCGCAGAGCGCCATTGACCAGATGCGCGCCGACGTTGCCAGCGGAGCCCTGCACCCGATGCAGGCCAAGAAGAACCTGGCTCGCACCATCACTACCGGCTTCCACTCCGAGGCCGAGGCGCAGCAGGCGGAGGAGAACTGGGCCAAGACCTTCCAGCAGAAGGCGGTTGCTGATGATCTGGAAGAGGTGGCGGTTTCGTTTGCGGAGATTACGTTGGGCGAGAACACCGTGCGCGTGCAGAAGCTGCTGGTGGCACTGGGCCTTGCTGCCTCAGCCGGTGAAGCGACCCGCAAGCTGGCCGAAGGCGCAGTGCGCATCGACGGCAATGTTCACAAGGAAACCGCATTGACTGTGCCCGAGCTTCCTGCGCGGATTCCGGTGCGCCTGGGCAAGCGCGCCAAGCTGGCCGTGATCGCCTGA
- a CDS encoding MmcQ/YjbR family DNA-binding protein: MSVARWDTAAMDAESTRRFLKSLPHVKETRQWGDNLVFWVGDKTTGGKMFALINLDDESRLGRQPVVFSFAADPEQFHELLEIEGVLPAPYLARAKWVALAEWNIFRKAELEELLRQAHTRVFQKLPKKVKAAL; the protein is encoded by the coding sequence TTGTCAGTAGCCCGGTGGGATACTGCCGCCATGGACGCCGAAAGCACACGCCGATTCCTGAAGTCACTGCCGCACGTAAAGGAAACGCGGCAGTGGGGCGACAACCTGGTCTTCTGGGTTGGCGATAAGACCACCGGTGGCAAGATGTTCGCCCTCATCAACCTGGACGATGAGTCCCGCCTGGGCCGGCAGCCGGTAGTCTTCAGCTTCGCCGCCGATCCGGAACAGTTCCACGAACTGCTGGAGATAGAAGGCGTTCTGCCCGCACCCTACCTGGCACGGGCAAAGTGGGTGGCGCTGGCGGAGTGGAACATCTTCCGCAAGGCAGAGCTGGAAGAGCTTCTGCGCCAGGCGCACACACGTGTCTTCCAGAAGCTGCCGAAGAAGGTGAAGGCGGCACTCTAA